The proteins below are encoded in one region of Bacteroidota bacterium:
- a CDS encoding efflux RND transporter periplasmic adaptor subunit, whose product MKRTGKIVLTLLVVGAIAAASVYAYNNNNKDGEEEIPHITVERGDIVDKALAVGTIEPRVEVSVKSQFSGVAKRQFADVGDFVRAGDPLLEIRPTPTPKELVDAERQIELRELEVRNLKMEYDRQKALHDKQLISNQDYERAARSYDEAKLQVQMAQEALELLKKGQVSTEKGVFESVVRAPVSGFILDKMVEIGDNIVPLTSFQEGTVLMTMANMDDLIFRGTVDEIDVGRLEEGMNTDIKVGALPSATVAGILAKIWLKAEKEDNSTVFPVELEILSATEKDLLMPEGNPKEVILRAGYSANAEIIIEKREQVLLIPERVIDFANDTARVNILLADNSLEERIIETGLSDAISIEVLSGLEEGVRVREKPPKVIE is encoded by the coding sequence ATGAAGCGTACAGGCAAAATTGTACTTACCCTGCTTGTTGTTGGTGCCATCGCGGCCGCATCTGTTTATGCTTACAACAATAACAACAAGGACGGCGAAGAAGAAATTCCCCACATCACCGTTGAGCGCGGTGATATCGTAGACAAAGCGCTGGCTGTTGGCACCATTGAGCCACGGGTAGAAGTCAGCGTAAAATCTCAATTCTCAGGTGTTGCCAAGCGCCAGTTTGCTGATGTAGGTGACTTTGTCCGCGCCGGCGACCCGCTGCTCGAAATCAGGCCAACGCCGACCCCCAAAGAGCTCGTTGACGCAGAGCGGCAAATTGAATTACGCGAGCTTGAAGTGCGCAACCTGAAAATGGAATATGACCGCCAGAAAGCCCTGCACGACAAGCAACTCATTTCCAACCAGGATTATGAGCGCGCCGCGCGGAGCTACGACGAAGCCAAGTTGCAGGTTCAGATGGCACAGGAAGCTCTTGAGCTCTTGAAAAAGGGACAGGTATCAACAGAAAAAGGTGTATTCGAATCTGTTGTTCGGGCGCCTGTGAGCGGGTTTATTCTCGACAAAATGGTTGAAATCGGTGACAACATTGTCCCGCTGACCTCCTTCCAGGAGGGTACGGTATTGATGACCATGGCAAACATGGACGACCTGATCTTCCGGGGCACCGTAGACGAAATTGACGTAGGCCGGCTGGAGGAAGGCATGAATACCGACATCAAGGTAGGCGCCCTGCCAAGCGCAACAGTCGCCGGCATTCTTGCTAAAATTTGGCTCAAAGCTGAAAAAGAAGACAATTCAACGGTATTCCCGGTTGAGCTTGAAATCCTGAGCGCTACAGAAAAGGACCTGCTCATGCCAGAAGGGAATCCGAAAGAAGTGATTCTCCGCGCTGGCTACTCAGCCAACGCAGAAATCATTATCGAGAAACGCGAGCAGGTATTGTTGATTCCAGAACGCGTGATCGACTTTGCCAACGATACGGCACGGGTGAATATCCTGCTGGCTGACAATTCCCTCGAAGAACGCATTATTGAAACCGGATTGAGCGATGCCATCAGCATCGAAGTGCTGTCCGGGCTCGAAGAAGGTGTACGTGTCCGTGAGAAGCCACCAAAAGTAATTGAGTAG
- a CDS encoding DinB family protein, with protein MAYDPSLEPHENYAALQSLVEQGAGYVAWPAEKLFEVKAAVSGWSIGHHLYHLALAHGSIPRLIERLHSGRLGDDTLAGIPERLQVIYEGKVPGGRTAPEQVRPPDNLDHGLLKRDWGRMTKAITRVEPLLDELEGIPRLFPHLFFGPLTALEWLRFMQNHKRHHLGIIAKIEAG; from the coding sequence ATGGCATATGATCCGAGTCTGGAACCGCACGAGAATTATGCAGCCCTGCAATCCCTGGTAGAGCAAGGCGCCGGTTACGTGGCGTGGCCAGCAGAAAAATTATTCGAGGTAAAAGCAGCAGTTTCGGGCTGGTCTATCGGGCATCACCTGTACCATCTGGCGCTCGCGCACGGCTCCATCCCCCGACTGATCGAGCGATTACACAGCGGCCGGCTGGGTGACGACACATTAGCAGGCATTCCGGAACGGTTGCAAGTGATCTATGAAGGGAAAGTGCCAGGAGGACGAACTGCGCCCGAGCAAGTCCGACCACCAGACAATTTGGACCATGGACTCCTCAAACGGGATTGGGGCCGCATGACCAAAGCAATCACACGTGTAGAACCGCTGCTTGATGAACTCGAAGGAATCCCGCGCCTTTTCCCGCACCTCTTTTTTGGGCCACTGACAGCACTGGAATGGCTGCGATTTATGCAAAACCACAAGCGCCACCACCTCGGGATTATAGCAAAAATCGAAGCGGGGTGA